Proteins from a genomic interval of Nematostella vectensis chromosome 5, jaNemVect1.1, whole genome shotgun sequence:
- the LOC5505791 gene encoding G-protein coupled receptor GRL101: MSNLRVLSLRGNNITSLQGLFQNCTNLTHLYLQDNKIEQIPDGVFNSLQSLRVLYLNNNKIKRISQDSFLGLVSLQTLYLRSNKISAITDDSFRSMAHLRHLTLDHFTLCCYASIALPNVDCKAPNDEFSSCDDLMKDKTLQVCIWVLGISAFFGNIFVVAYRLVVREDNRVQSLLLTNLAISDFMMGLYLLIIAFKDVQWQGEYFKYDLSWRVSGLCQFAGALSMISSEVSVLMLTIITLDRFICIVFPMRFGRLGLKKAFALCILVWTFGMLISIVPILGIEYFYDEQLEIGFYGRSSVCLPLQLSSDRPAGWEYSVSFFIGLNFMAFMFILVAYIAIFWTVRKSSAAVGSRNAKKEAALARKLMAIIMTDFCCWMPVIFIGILSLTGDFRDPQKLAYVWIAVFVLPVNSSINPILYTFSGHVKKLAMQYSRSMWEFLQNKVSSTASVQASPGHSRCRDDKKHVIAQKVSSEGSLTLKITGRAEILPESGNGVGYIKGFVSGATTEQLLKVFPEKNAKEFKHEVAVLKKIISAQDHDNLLKYRWHQKGKSLVFDMGDAQGINLNSNYRVICFDYPPSMSTLSAFLCEADFTVSLETLLAIIIDAMQGVEHLHKHGVAHGNINQDTVLVCQARRTPSIKVCIGGYETARIIARRDTEAYRIDVHQLGKLQQLTLRSCGYDKDISAQIREVIDMCYWDATNWKLRVSEIRQQLEQAWISTNDRETRV, translated from the exons ATatctaaacaacaacaaaatcaagaGAATCAGCCAAGACTCATTTCTTGGGCTGGTGTCTCTGCAAACACT ATATTTGCGTAGCAACAAGATTTCAGCAATCACAGATGACTCGTTTAGAAGTATGGCTCACCTTCGTCATTT GACACTTGACCACTTCACTCTTTGCTGCTACGCCTCGATAGCTCTTCCTAACGTCGACTGCAAAGCACCTAACGACGAGTTTTCAAGCTGTGACGACCTGATGAAAGACAAGACCCTCCAAGTCTGCATCTGGGTGCTTGGCATCTCTGCTTTCTTTGGGAATATATTCGTTGTTGCTTACCGTCTAGTCGTCCGTGAAGACAATCGGGTTCAATCCCTTCTATTGACGAACCTTGCTATCTCTGACTTCATGATGGGCCTCTATTTGCTTATAATTGCCTTCAAAGATGTGCAGTGGCAAGGAGAGTACTTCAAGTACGATCTGAGTTGGAGAGTCAGCGGATTGTGTCAGTTCGCAGGGGCGCTCTCAATGATCTCAAGCGAAGTCTCGGTGCTTATGCTGACCATCATAACTTTAGACAGATTCATATGTATCGTTTTCCCTATGAGGTTTGGCAGACTTGGCTTGAAGAAAGCTTTTGCACTATGTATTCTTGTATGGACATTTGGAATGCTCATTTCCATTGTGCCAATTCTGGGGATTGAATATTTCTATGACGAGCAGTTGGAAATTGGATTCTATGGCCGTTCCTCTGTATGTCTTCCTCTTCAGCTTAGCTCAGATCGCCCGGCTGGATGGGAGTACTCTGTCTCTTTCTTTATTGGGCTAAATTTTATGGCTTTCATGTTCATACTGGTCGCTTACATCGCCATATTTTGGACAGTGCGAAAGTCTTCAGCAGCGGTAGGATCCAGGAACGCTAAGAAAGAGGCTGCTTTGGCAAGAAAGTTGATGGCTATCATTATGACTGACTTTTGTTGCTGGATGCCTGTGATTTTCATTGGGATATTGTCGCTTACTGGAGATTTTCGTGACCCACAAAAATTGGCATACGTTTGGATAGCGGTGTTTGTTTTACCCGTAAACTCTAGCATCAACCCCATATTGTACACTTTTTCTGGGCATGTCAAGAAACTGGCGATGCAGTACAGCCGAAGCATGTGGGAATTCTTACAGAACAAGGTGTCATCAACAG CCTCCGTTCAAGCGAGCCCCGGTCACAGTCGTTGCAGGGACGACAAGAAACATGTCATTGCACAAAAAGTGTCCTCCGAAGGCTCCTTGACACTCAAGATCACCGGAAGAGCAGAGATTTTACCGGAATCCGGCAACGGGGTG GGCTACATCAAAGGCTTCGTGTCGGGCGCGACGACAGAGCAACTGCTAAAGGTGTTTCCAGAAAAAAATGCGAAGGAATTCAAACATGAGGTAGCAGTgttgaagaaaataatatcGGCTCAAGACCACGACAATCTGCTCAAATATCGCTGGCACCAGAAAG GCAAATCTCTTGTTTTTGACATGGGCGATGCACAAGGGATTAACTTGAACTCTAACTACAG GGTAATCTGCTTCGATTACCCCCCATCCATGTCAACCTTGAGTGCTTTTCTGTGTGAGGCTGATTTCACAGTTAGCCTAGAGACTCTTCTAGCAATCATTATAGACGCAATGCAGGGGGTCGAGCACCTTCACAAGCATGGCGTCGCCCATGGCAACATCAATCAAGAcactgtacttgtctgtcagGCGAGAAGG ACGCCTTCCATCAAAGTGTGTATCGGAGGTTACGAAACCGCTCGGATAATTGCCAGAAGAGATACAGAAGCTTATCGGATAGACGTCCATCAACTTGGAAAGCTTCAACAACTGACTCTGCGAAGCTGTGGATACGACAAAGACATAAGTGCACAG ATACGAGAGGTGATTGACATGTGCTACTGGGATGCGACCAATTGGAAGCTCAGAGTCTCGGAAATACGGCAACAGCTAGAGCAGGCGTGGATATCAACCAACGATCGGGAAACCCGTGTTTAA